In the genome of Marispirochaeta sp., one region contains:
- a CDS encoding FCD domain-containing protein, producing MNNMRGVTPLKKRKLADEVTHAIENIIIDNNLGPGDKMPSQAELSRQLQVGTRSIREAIRTLISRGMVESRQGKGVFVKENKMDYFMETLMGSFVFHFPEQKDLLIDLTKTRRIIESQSIYDVAVDPPKGFIPRFSSIIEELDEKAEQMNIDDYNLLDMELHRSIIDASNNKILISLYKHLTDLMVRCFSKTIQIRSGLETSINDHHKMLEAITARDGQKAKEIMEKHIGMTLDKILNYQ from the coding sequence ATGAACAATATGAGAGGGGTAACACCCTTAAAAAAGCGAAAACTGGCAGATGAAGTTACACATGCTATTGAAAATATAATTATTGATAATAATCTTGGCCCTGGGGATAAAATGCCTTCTCAGGCGGAACTGTCAAGGCAGCTGCAGGTTGGAACCAGGTCTATCCGGGAAGCAATACGAACCCTTATATCCCGCGGCATGGTGGAATCACGCCAGGGAAAGGGGGTCTTCGTCAAGGAAAACAAAATGGATTACTTTATGGAAACCCTTATGGGATCCTTTGTTTTTCACTTTCCCGAGCAAAAGGATCTTCTTATTGATCTTACGAAAACCAGACGGATAATAGAATCGCAATCCATATATGATGTGGCTGTCGATCCGCCGAAAGGTTTTATTCCGCGCTTTTCAAGCATCATTGAAGAACTGGATGAAAAAGCGGAACAAATGAATATTGATGATTACAACTTGTTGGATATGGAACTGCACAGATCCATAATCGATGCCTCAAACAACAAAATCTTAATTTCACTCTACAAGCACCTTACAGACCTGATGGTTCGTTGCTTCAGCAAAACCATTCAGATCAGGAGCGGCCTCGAAACAAGCATAAACGACCATCATAAAATGCTGGAAGCAATAACCGCCCGGGATGGGCAAAAAGCGAAAGAAATCATGGAAAAACACATAGGGATGACCTTGGACAAGATTCTGAATTATCAGTAA
- a CDS encoding sialic acid TRAP transporter substrate-binding protein SiaP, with protein sequence MKKAVSLFLISFLALSALLAEGKTETDAARPIEINFSSVSVPGDAHTEAMTVFKEELEKLSGGTMKVNVYHSGQLYSQEGEQAAVRQGTVDMVYTSAPWLAEFVPYLSMFSAVYTFQGYDHMTNVFNGEIGKKIFQDIVDSQGIRPLGAYYLGTRQLNLVEKVGPVRTPADMAGVKLRVPESPSWIALGKALGGNPTPIAFNEVYMGLKTGAVEGQDNPLATDKNAKFYEVTKYIVLTNHVVDSTWPTINEKKWQSLSDQQKEWVIQAVDVARKYCDKSNLETEANILDFFREKGMIIIEDPDIQAFADYAKNSYLTESKDISKDWDMELYDKVQALVE encoded by the coding sequence ATGAAAAAAGCTGTTTCTTTGTTTTTAATCAGTTTTTTAGCTCTCAGTGCACTTTTAGCAGAAGGTAAGACGGAAACTGATGCAGCCAGGCCAATCGAAATTAATTTTTCTTCAGTCAGTGTTCCAGGTGATGCCCATACAGAGGCAATGACCGTTTTCAAAGAGGAACTGGAGAAGCTTTCAGGCGGAACCATGAAAGTTAACGTCTATCATTCCGGGCAGCTCTATTCTCAGGAAGGAGAACAGGCAGCTGTTCGACAGGGAACAGTCGATATGGTTTACACAAGCGCCCCTTGGCTGGCTGAATTTGTACCATATCTCTCCATGTTCTCTGCTGTCTATACCTTTCAGGGGTATGACCATATGACAAATGTTTTTAACGGAGAGATCGGAAAAAAGATTTTTCAGGATATTGTTGATTCCCAGGGGATCAGACCTCTTGGTGCCTATTATCTTGGAACCAGACAACTGAATCTGGTAGAAAAAGTCGGACCTGTACGAACACCTGCAGATATGGCCGGCGTCAAGCTCAGAGTTCCCGAAAGCCCCTCATGGATTGCTCTCGGAAAAGCCCTTGGCGGGAATCCTACACCCATAGCCTTTAATGAAGTATACATGGGACTGAAAACCGGAGCTGTCGAAGGACAGGACAATCCTCTGGCAACGGATAAAAACGCGAAATTCTACGAAGTGACCAAATATATTGTTCTGACAAATCATGTTGTTGACTCTACCTGGCCTACAATTAATGAGAAAAAATGGCAGTCCTTATCGGATCAGCAGAAAGAGTGGGTTATTCAGGCTGTTGATGTCGCCCGTAAATACTGCGATAAATCCAACCTGGAAACAGAAGCTAATATCCTGGATTTCTTCCGGGAAAAAGGTATGATAATAATTGAAGATCCGGACATTCAGGCTTTTGCCGATTACGCTAAAAACTCCTACCTGACTGAGAGCAAGGATATCTCAAAAGACTGGGATATGGAGTTGTATGATAAAGTTCAGGCATTGGTAGAATAG
- a CDS encoding TRAP transporter small permease, with product MKKILQKTGRFLVDTVEVYIPFTAFTVLFLVFILGITFRYFLKPLTWTLELSLICFIWTSLLGGIYAKRDDSHVMFTMIYDSVSPVAQLWMRIVGNTLLISSFLIGLVPSWKYIAFMNYKKSNVLKIPMDLVFLPFVIFLAFMIGRLSIDLFNDLKKLKSGEQHTS from the coding sequence ATGAAGAAGATTCTTCAAAAGACAGGCAGATTCCTTGTCGATACGGTAGAGGTCTATATCCCATTTACGGCGTTTACTGTTCTATTTTTGGTATTTATTCTGGGTATTACCTTCCGGTACTTTCTGAAGCCCCTTACATGGACCCTTGAGTTGTCTCTCATCTGTTTTATCTGGACGTCTCTCCTGGGAGGAATCTATGCAAAAAGAGACGATTCTCATGTAATGTTCACCATGATTTACGATTCTGTAAGTCCTGTTGCTCAACTCTGGATGAGAATTGTTGGCAACACTCTGCTGATAAGCTCCTTTCTTATCGGACTGGTTCCTTCCTGGAAGTATATTGCTTTTATGAACTATAAGAAATCCAATGTTCTTAAAATACCTATGGATCTTGTTTTCCTGCCATTTGTCATTTTTCTCGCCTTTATGATAGGGCGTCTTTCCATAGATCTTTTTAATGATCTTAAAAAACTAAAATCAGGAGAGCAGCACACATCATGA
- a CDS encoding TRAP transporter large permease, with protein MNIPLLVFFLCFILIFLIRIPIALGMLMASLFYFAAASGPAADLSMAATQFLTNMNSKFVLIAVPLFVFMAEVMNSGKVTDMIFRFANAIVGRRRGALGHVNVVASIIFSGMTGSALADASGLGMMEIKAMNDHGYERGFSSAITAASATIGPIFPPSIPMIFYSMLSGASIGALFIGGMIPGLLVGAALMTYIAIVARIREYPRGEKLALRATLAITAKALPALLSVFVLLGGIYTGIVTPTEAGALAALYAILVSFFVYKAMGIKELGKAILNTVKTTGTLSLLVGTAYAFSYIVAIEHIPDSVANLLLNVTENKYMLLLLINIVFIILGMFIDTMCITLVFIPIVLPLINTLGIDLVHFGVMITLNMMIGLSTPPFGMLLFVVSGISKTPLKEVIKEIMPMLLVLFGVLFFVTYVPQVVLFLPRILGT; from the coding sequence ATGAATATCCCACTGCTTGTTTTCTTTTTATGCTTTATCCTGATTTTCCTTATCCGTATTCCTATTGCTCTGGGTATGCTCATGGCATCTCTCTTTTATTTTGCTGCAGCTTCGGGGCCGGCTGCAGACCTGAGTATGGCCGCCACCCAGTTTCTAACCAACATGAATTCGAAATTTGTCCTTATTGCTGTTCCGCTCTTTGTGTTCATGGCGGAAGTAATGAACAGCGGTAAGGTAACAGATATGATTTTCCGTTTTGCCAATGCAATAGTAGGCAGAAGAAGAGGTGCTCTTGGACATGTGAATGTGGTTGCTTCAATTATTTTTTCAGGAATGACAGGTTCAGCTCTAGCTGATGCGTCAGGACTCGGCATGATGGAAATTAAAGCAATGAATGACCATGGATACGAAAGAGGATTCAGCAGCGCTATTACCGCCGCTTCTGCTACAATCGGTCCGATATTTCCTCCAAGCATCCCGATGATTTTTTATTCCATGCTTTCAGGAGCTTCCATAGGTGCTCTATTCATCGGCGGGATGATTCCCGGACTCCTGGTAGGTGCCGCCCTCATGACCTATATCGCCATTGTTGCACGTATCCGGGAATACCCACGGGGGGAGAAACTGGCGCTTCGGGCAACCCTTGCTATTACAGCGAAGGCCCTGCCGGCTCTTTTGTCTGTTTTTGTACTGCTGGGGGGAATCTATACCGGCATTGTAACTCCCACAGAAGCAGGAGCTTTAGCTGCACTCTACGCTATTCTTGTTTCTTTTTTTGTTTACAAAGCAATGGGAATAAAAGAACTCGGGAAAGCTATTCTGAATACGGTTAAAACGACTGGAACACTTTCACTTCTGGTTGGCACAGCTTATGCTTTCTCATATATAGTCGCGATTGAGCATATTCCGGATTCGGTTGCCAATTTGTTACTTAATGTAACAGAGAATAAATACATGCTCCTGCTGCTTATTAATATCGTATTCATAATTCTCGGGATGTTCATCGATACCATGTGTATCACGCTTGTATTTATTCCAATCGTGCTGCCCCTGATTAATACCCTGGGAATTGATCTTGTTCATTTTGGTGTAATGATTACATTGAATATGATGATTGGTCTTTCTACCCCGCCCTTCGGTATGCTTCTTTTTGTTGTCTCCGGAATTTCAAAGACTCCGCTGAAAGAAGTGATTAAAGAGATCATGCCAATGCTGCTGGTCCTTTTTGGTGTCCTGTTTTTTGTTACCTATGTGCCGCAGGTCGTGCTGTTTCTGCCCAGAATCTTAGGCACCTAG
- a CDS encoding dihydrodipicolinate synthase family protein — MRKEIVAGVYPTMLTPFKADLSIDFDAVERLIEWYIKKGIDGLFAVCQSSAMFELSKRERKELCQKTVEITDGRYPVMASGHVSDVLEDQAADLNDMADAGADALVLVSNRLAAPWEDDRIWMRNLEKLIQMLPEDIPLGFYECPYPYKRLLSTEIIKELVVSGRFEFVKDTCCSPTLITERAELVQGTSLKFFNANAATLLHSLKAGYSGYSGIMTNFHTDLYYKLCSSWKEMGDKAEELQNYLGNASTIECQFYPANARYSLIKEGIFSNLLSRRQDARLRQITESEKMEIDQFYAVSKQMSAIFSEKNQ, encoded by the coding sequence ATGAGAAAAGAGATTGTAGCCGGGGTTTATCCAACCATGCTTACCCCATTCAAAGCAGATCTGTCCATTGACTTTGATGCTGTGGAGCGGCTGATAGAATGGTATATAAAAAAAGGAATAGACGGGCTGTTTGCAGTTTGTCAGTCCAGCGCCATGTTTGAACTCTCAAAAAGGGAGAGAAAGGAACTTTGTCAAAAAACCGTGGAAATCACTGACGGCCGTTATCCGGTTATGGCTTCAGGACATGTTTCAGATGTTCTTGAGGATCAGGCTGCAGATTTGAATGATATGGCTGATGCCGGTGCGGATGCCCTTGTCCTGGTATCCAATCGGCTCGCGGCCCCATGGGAGGATGACCGGATATGGATGAGGAATCTTGAGAAACTAATACAAATGCTTCCGGAAGATATCCCCCTTGGCTTTTATGAGTGCCCCTATCCATATAAGAGACTCCTTTCTACAGAGATTATAAAAGAACTCGTTGTATCAGGTCGATTTGAGTTTGTTAAAGACACATGCTGTTCTCCCACCTTGATTACCGAAAGGGCCGAACTTGTTCAGGGAACCAGTCTGAAATTTTTCAATGCGAATGCGGCTACCCTGCTTCACAGTCTGAAAGCCGGGTATTCCGGATACAGCGGCATTATGACAAACTTTCATACCGATTTATATTACAAACTCTGCAGCAGCTGGAAAGAGATGGGAGATAAGGCAGAAGAGCTTCAGAACTATCTTGGCAATGCTTCCACAATTGAATGTCAATTCTATCCGGCAAATGCCAGGTATTCTCTTATTAAAGAAGGAATCTTTTCTAATCTTCTTTCCAGACGTCAGGATGCCCGTCTGCGACAAATTACTGAATCAGAAAAGATGGAGATTGATCAGTTTTATGCTGTATCGAAGCAGATGAGTGCCATTTTCTCAGAAAAAAACCAATAA
- the rbsK gene encoding ribokinase: MKPRFCSIGSINMDLVVKVDRFPFPGETLTGKTFNTFPGGKGSNQAVALSRLGADVCMAGMVGDDSFGKEYLEHLAASGVDIATVKTVPECSTGVAIIEVDSTAENHIVIVPGANGNVDKGFAHEVLESLGDIDMFLLQLEIPLDTVEFILKELKKRRKRVVLDPAPMTDKENFDRLVPYLDIVTPNETEMKLLTDVEVTDIESAKKAGKLLLSRGVQSVIIKAGGRGSYIVSPEGAKHVPAFSIMVTDTTGAGDSFNAGLAYALGEGKRMEDAVLFASAVGGLACSAFGAQSSMPELSAVLDLLNTAE; encoded by the coding sequence ATGAAACCGCGCTTTTGTTCCATCGGCAGTATAAATATGGACCTGGTTGTTAAGGTCGACCGCTTTCCTTTTCCGGGAGAAACCCTTACCGGTAAAACTTTTAATACGTTTCCTGGGGGAAAAGGTTCTAATCAGGCAGTTGCCCTGTCAAGACTGGGTGCAGATGTCTGTATGGCTGGTATGGTGGGAGACGACAGTTTTGGCAAGGAGTATCTGGAGCATCTTGCTGCTTCTGGAGTAGATATTGCTACAGTAAAGACAGTCCCTGAATGTTCCACCGGTGTGGCAATTATAGAAGTGGATAGTACAGCCGAAAATCACATTGTAATTGTCCCCGGCGCCAATGGTAACGTGGATAAAGGATTCGCGCATGAGGTTCTGGAGTCTCTTGGAGATATAGATATGTTTTTGCTGCAGTTGGAAATCCCTCTTGATACTGTGGAGTTTATTCTTAAAGAGTTGAAAAAACGACGGAAACGGGTTGTCCTTGATCCCGCTCCCATGACGGATAAGGAAAATTTTGATCGGCTGGTTCCGTATCTTGATATTGTGACTCCAAATGAAACAGAAATGAAGCTTCTTACGGACGTAGAAGTAACTGACATTGAATCGGCAAAAAAAGCAGGGAAACTCCTTCTTTCGCGGGGTGTGCAGTCGGTGATTATAAAAGCCGGTGGTCGGGGATCATACATTGTAAGCCCTGAAGGCGCAAAGCATGTTCCCGCCTTTTCTATTATGGTGACTGATACTACCGGTGCCGGAGATTCATTCAATGCGGGTCTTGCCTATGCCCTGGGAGAAGGGAAAAGAATGGAAGATGCCGTACTTTTTGCCTCTGCTGTAGGAGGACTTGCCTGTTCCGCCTTTGGTGCGCAGAGTTCAATGCCGGAATTGTCTGCGGTATTAGACCTGTTAAATACAGCCGAATAA
- the asd gene encoding aspartate-semialdehyde dehydrogenase, with protein sequence MRVGFIGWRGMVGSVLMDRMREEKDFTGFEPVFFTTSQIGQKAPDVGIDTPPLKDAFSVEELKKLDVVVTCQGGDYTKKVHPELRASGWKGYWIDAASALRMSHDSIIVLDPVNRQVIDKALYSGVKDYIGGNCTVSLMLMGLGGLFDTGLVEWVSSMTYQAASGAGAKNMRELLSQMGSLERPVKTLLDIPSSAILEIDSIVTETLRSKDFPTSEFGVPLAGSLIPWIDAAAELGQSKEEWKGFAETNKILDQEPRIPVDGLCVRIGAMRCHSQALTIKLTKNAPMDEIEDIIARHNQWAEVVPNDKAESMKRLTPAAVSGTLQVPVGRLRKMRMGDEYLSAFTVGDQLLWGAAEPLRRMLTILKDFMN encoded by the coding sequence ATGCGTGTAGGATTTATCGGCTGGCGCGGTATGGTCGGTTCGGTGTTGATGGACCGGATGCGGGAAGAGAAAGACTTTACGGGTTTTGAACCGGTCTTCTTTACCACATCCCAGATTGGACAAAAGGCCCCCGATGTGGGGATCGACACACCTCCTTTGAAGGACGCCTTCTCGGTGGAGGAACTCAAAAAACTCGATGTCGTGGTAACATGCCAGGGCGGCGACTACACAAAAAAAGTGCATCCTGAACTCAGAGCATCCGGCTGGAAGGGTTACTGGATTGACGCTGCCTCTGCCCTGCGTATGAGCCATGACAGCATCATTGTACTTGACCCGGTAAACCGCCAGGTAATCGACAAGGCCCTGTACTCAGGGGTTAAGGACTATATCGGCGGAAACTGCACCGTAAGCCTCATGCTCATGGGCCTGGGAGGACTCTTTGATACCGGTCTTGTGGAGTGGGTAAGCTCCATGACCTATCAGGCAGCCTCGGGAGCGGGGGCAAAAAATATGCGGGAGCTGCTGTCCCAGATGGGATCCCTCGAACGGCCGGTAAAAACGCTTCTGGATATCCCTTCGTCGGCAATCCTCGAAATCGACAGTATTGTCACCGAGACCCTGCGTTCAAAGGATTTTCCTACTTCCGAGTTCGGCGTACCTTTAGCGGGAAGCCTGATACCCTGGATTGACGCAGCGGCAGAACTGGGGCAGAGCAAGGAGGAGTGGAAGGGTTTTGCAGAGACCAACAAAATCCTCGACCAGGAACCCAGGATTCCCGTGGACGGACTCTGCGTCAGAATAGGAGCCATGCGCTGTCACAGCCAGGCTCTGACCATCAAGCTGACAAAGAATGCTCCCATGGACGAGATTGAAGACATTATCGCCAGACATAACCAGTGGGCGGAAGTGGTTCCCAACGACAAGGCTGAATCCATGAAGCGTCTGACACCCGCAGCAGTCAGCGGGACACTGCAGGTTCCCGTGGGACGCCTCAGGAAGATGCGCATGGGAGATGAGTATCTTTCCGCCTTTACCGTAGGCGATCAGCTTCTGTGGGGAGCCGCCGAACCCCTGCGGCGAATGTTAACCATTCTGAAAGATTTCATGAATTAA
- a CDS encoding iron-containing alcohol dehydrogenase, producing the protein MTDTGKSFDFIFPTEIRYGERIITELPKRIKADGISSVLVITDPGLKNQSFTGEILNSLKAGNIRYSVYDEVEANPKDFNVQSAAALINEQGAEALIALGGGSPIDCAKAVAIVAPQGGEVREYEDSSRIGEAVLPLYTVPTTAGTGSEVTFSAVITDSTARYKFTVKSPRVAPRAAFIDPLLTLSMPPALSAATGMDALTHAVEAFTARNANPLSDASALHAIGLINRSLTKAVTSPQDKESRGGMMLGSLLAGIAFSHSDVAAVHCLAEALGGMYDSPHGVCNAVALPVVMEYNLDYAVDRYARIAREMDIEFGDSREGARLAVERVKQLASDVGLPQFRELGVRESDFPELAEKSACNGSNKDNPRPMKKEDYLELLRILQGNTI; encoded by the coding sequence ATGACTGACACAGGAAAAAGCTTCGATTTCATTTTTCCAACAGAAATCCGTTACGGGGAGAGGATTATTACTGAGCTGCCGAAGAGAATCAAGGCAGACGGGATCTCCTCTGTTTTGGTGATCACAGATCCCGGGTTAAAGAATCAGTCTTTTACCGGAGAGATACTTAACTCTCTGAAGGCTGGCAATATCAGATACTCCGTCTATGACGAAGTCGAAGCTAACCCCAAAGATTTCAATGTCCAGTCCGCCGCAGCTTTGATTAATGAACAGGGGGCGGAGGCGCTTATTGCCCTTGGCGGCGGGAGCCCGATAGACTGCGCCAAAGCGGTTGCCATTGTGGCCCCCCAGGGAGGTGAGGTGCGGGAATACGAGGACAGCAGCAGAATAGGCGAAGCGGTTCTGCCTCTCTACACCGTGCCGACCACCGCCGGGACCGGAAGCGAGGTAACCTTCAGCGCCGTCATCACCGACAGCACGGCCAGGTATAAATTCACCGTCAAATCCCCACGGGTAGCCCCTCGCGCCGCTTTTATCGACCCCCTGCTGACCCTTTCCATGCCCCCGGCCCTCAGTGCCGCTACCGGAATGGACGCTCTTACCCATGCCGTAGAGGCCTTCACCGCCCGGAATGCCAATCCGCTCTCCGACGCCTCCGCCCTCCATGCCATTGGACTGATAAACCGCTCACTCACTAAAGCTGTAACATCCCCCCAGGATAAGGAATCCCGTGGCGGAATGATGCTCGGCAGTCTGCTTGCCGGCATTGCCTTCAGCCATTCGGATGTGGCAGCAGTTCACTGCCTTGCGGAGGCCCTCGGCGGCATGTACGACAGCCCCCACGGCGTGTGCAATGCGGTTGCTCTGCCGGTGGTAATGGAGTACAACCTCGATTATGCCGTAGATCGTTACGCCCGCATTGCCCGGGAAATGGACATCGAATTCGGTGACTCCCGGGAGGGAGCCCGGCTGGCGGTGGAACGGGTTAAACAGCTGGCCTCCGATGTCGGGCTGCCACAGTTCCGCGAACTGGGCGTCCGGGAAAGCGATTTTCCCGAGCTGGCAGAAAAGTCCGCCTGCAACGGCAGCAACAAAGACAATCCAAGACCCATGAAAAAAGAGGATTACCTGGAGCTCCTGCGGATTCTTCAGGGGAACACGATATAG